The Lathyrus oleraceus cultivar Zhongwan6 chromosome 5, CAAS_Psat_ZW6_1.0, whole genome shotgun sequence genome includes the window CTAAGGATCTCATATGTATATACTTTTTTCAGGAATTCAAACCTAGCATGGCATCCTCTAGTTTTTTCAAACTCCCCTATGGCATCCTGTAGGTCAACTCCTAGATAGTCTACCATCATCTTGAGTCTCTCGTCTCTGTTAATCCTCACATGATTTAGAAGTTTCCCCCTAATCAAAAGATGCAGTAAACACAACACATAATcgagtgtgatagacatctcacTAAGTGGGAGATGAAATGACGAGATCTCAGTGTGTCATCTCTCAATGAATGCATTAAGCATCTCGTGGTTGACCTTAATATAACCGgtcatgcacaagtccttcatcCCAGATAGGGACAAAGTTGCCTGAAACCACTCCTTATTCGGCTGAGGCAAGCCAATAATCTTCCGCTCATTGTTAATAAACTTCAGTGAATCACGATCCTgcagaaaaataaaaatcaaagtTGGAAACTTGTAACATAATAAtaaacataaatgaaaaagaaTGAATCCAACTAAAACTACTTCTTCGTACCAGATATGTCTGGCAGTATGGTATAGTTATAGAGACAATAATAAAAACTCTACAGGGCCTCCTCCAAATGCCTAGGGTGGCTTGAACTTATCGTCCTCAGCAGCCTCACCATCCAGAGGTGGCATTGGCTTAAAAGCCTCATCAGCCGAAGGTAGCACTAGCTCAGAAGCATCATCAATCAAAGGTGGCACTGGCTCAGAAGCATCATCAGTCGGAGGTGGCATTGGTGTCTCAGGTACAACAGATGACTCGGGTACCTTTGGCGCCTAAATAGGTGAAACCTGTCGCCTGCGGGAGGATGGAGGCAGTGAAGCGCCGGTAGGTGAAACTCGTCTCCTAcgagaagaagaagatggagaagtATGAATCCCATAAGTAGATGCCTCCACATGGCTAGAGTGAACAGGAGCCTCTGAATCCTGACTTTTCTCCCTCCGCACTGATGCATTCTATGCAATCCTCTCGTGCCTCAGTCCATCGTCTCTATCAACCATTATACATGTAAGTAAACCAAACAATTGGTACAAGCAACCATACAATCAATAAAAGCaacaaaaaaattaaaacagACTCATAAtttacggagatgcatcttcggtAATGTGAATCAAAACGTTGAAaaatttcagagatgcatctctggaaaTTTCTGTAACTCTTCAGGTCATTTAATGGTGGCAATGCAGACATACAAACCCCTAAAATAATGATTTGATCGTTGTTTTTAACCAACAAACATGTCTTACAGTGTATAAACTACCATTCATGCAATTCCTACTCATTTCTTACCTAAATCATcaatttctactcatttacacAAAAATTCAAAAAACTTTTCTAAACATCAAAAATTTACAAATTTAGACTTTACTTCAATGTTGGATGATGTCTCTAATGTACTTGATATTGATTGAAGAATTTTTGAGCTTGGTTGTTTGATTTTATACTTGGTTGATGATTTTTTTTGGGATTTTGAgaaaattttatatttttttagaAATGAGGAAAAATAATGGTTCTGACGCGAGATATGCTCTAATACCGTCTGAAAATGCATCTCCGAAATACTTTTGAAGATACATCTCCATAATTTTAACGTTAAATCATAATTCTATATATTCAGAGTGCGTTCAAAAATACATACACGCATTTTTGTATTTTTGCATGGTATCTTACTAATATGCAGGATTAATTAAGAAATTTCCTAAAAATATTTGCCTATTTGTGTTGTAGATTCTGGTTTAGTTTAGACGTAACCCGTTTTCTTTTGTGGCAACTCAAATAAATCCACCTGAGTCTAAATACGCTCTCACTATTTTTGTGCATCAGCCTCAGCTTCAAGAGGTAGAACCAATGAAAAAGCGGTTCTTTTGTCCGGTTCTCAACTGAACCGGTTGGACCGGACAAAACATAGATCCAGTTATAAAACATAAGAAAAACCAAAATTCATAGTACTAAGCATGATTTTGTTGGGAGAGTGTTGTTGTTTCACTCTCACCAAACCTCGTTTTCTCCGACCCAACGCCGATTCAGTTTCCAATGTCCacagaagaagaagaatcaaAAGGGTGCAATGTTTGCGAAAGTGTGAACTCATAGATTTCCATCAAGAGTTGATTCCTTACGAAGTGGCATGGTCTTTACAAAAACACATTGTCAAAGAAAAGAAATCACAGATTCAAAACGAAGGAGATTGCGACGACACTCTCATTGTTTTGCAACACCCTTCTGTTTTTACTTTGGGTACCGCTAGTTCCGACAATAACCTCAATTTCGACATTAAAAATCCTCCCTTTCATGTTCATCGTACCGAACGTGGTGGAGAAGTTACATACCATGGTCCTGGTCAGGTATGTTCCTGATTCAATTTCTTGTTGTTAAGGGTTTTGGAATTTAGTATTGAATTGTAAATGTgttttgggtttgggtttgggtttgcAGCTAGTGATGTATCCAATTATCAACCTTAGAAAACATAAGATGGATCTTCATTGGTATCTCAGAAAACTTGAAGAGGTTGTTATTGGTGTTCTGTCTTCAACCTTTTCGATTCATGCTTCTCGGGTGGAAGGTTTAACCGGTGTTTGGGTTGGTAAGTAACTCTCTGCAAACTGAATTACTAAATTGTTAGTTTTGATACAACACTATAGAGTATTCAAGGAAATAATCATGTCTTTCATTGGTTTTGATTGATGTTTTCTAAACAATAATTTGGTAGAGGAACTAAATTGAGCGATGTTCTTCGGTTTAGAGGATTAAATTGTTATTTTGTAAATTTGGTGATTCACTACTTTAAGTCTATATTATCTTTGTTATTGTCGACATCAATAACTTGTATATAGATGGATTAGTTTTTGTCTTAATATAATCTCTATAAGTTGTTTTTATAAGTTATTCTGACGAGTTTATGGAAATAAGTTGAAAATAGCTTATGAACATGTCATTTCAAACATTATCAGATGTGTTTATACCAGTAGATAAGCCCAGCTAAGTCAATCAAAACAGACCGTTACGCTAATGCTTGTTACATTTACGCTCTTTTTATATGCCTTCTCCTATAGGGGATGGCAATTTCACATTATAGATTTCATGCATCATAGCAAATTAGATCATGATCACTACTAGTATTATGATCCACTGCAAAATGGGTTGGACAAGATTCTATCATAATTGATAATTTAGTATACTGCAGCCTATCAAGATTGTCAGAGCTTATTCAATTTGTGCTTGAATTCGTTATGTTTTAACTTTTAAAACAAATGCTGAAATTTTAACTGTCATTAATCTGTGTTTTTCCTTATTCTTTGTTACATCTTTTGCATTTCAGGAAATGAGAAAGTGGCAGCTATAGGTATAAGAGTGGATCAATGGATAACCTACCATGGCTTAGCACTCAATGTCACGACGGATTTGAGTCCCTTTAAATGGATCGTCCCGTGTGGAATCCGCGACCGTCAAGTTGGGAGTATCAAAGGGTTACTGAGAGAAGCTCGGTCATCATGTAATGATCATGGAACATCTGATTTGCGTGGTTTGGATGATAACAGTCTTGTTGATATGATTCATAAGTCCTTAATTGAAGAGTTCTCAAAAGTGTTTCAGCTTGAGTACCATAATAGAACTATTTCTGTACCCATGTTGTGTGAAAGTGAAGGAAAGGAAGTTATATACCAAAGAAACAGCAAACTTGAATTTTTGTAATGCACATAGACACATAGCttatttagttttttttataGATATGGCCAGATTAAAGGATCTTCAATCTTGCAATCAAACACACTTGTTACTCTATCTTGTGTTTAGAATACCGATTGCTTGTATATTAGGGTATGTGATAACATTATAAGCAAACTTGTTTATGTAACAATCTTAACAAAAAGGAAGTGAAAACAATGAAGTGATATTTTCAAGACAGAAGGAATAAAATCACATGTTGCTTTGACACGAGTAATGTAAGCAGCAGGGGTAGGGGTGGAAAAAGGCCGAGTCAAACTTTGCTTAAATAAGGACCATTTCTTTTTCCATCTTTAGGGTGTGGCTCACATCTCTGAAAACTATAAATTATCCTCAAATatttttggagatgcatctccggacacATCTTCTTAAGTTAAACAATCACCTTAATTTTGTCAAAATTTAGTCTGGAGATGCATCTGTGAAATTTTTGAAGGTGTATTCGATGATGCATCTTCGAAAACACCATTGAGTGTGTTTTAAGCTATTTAAATAACATTATTTTGGATATGcattttcaaaaacttctctGCATGCATCTTGGATAGAAACATTGTCCTAagtttgtatttttttttaaaccAAAATCATTTTAATTCGATTAACAGTGTCATAATTTAATTCAAACATTAATAAACACGTACATTATAAAACAAAGTAATGCATTGATTAAAAAAACATCTCATAAcattataaatattatttttaaagTATGGAAAATAATACTAAAACattccaaaaaaaaattaataaaaaaacatAACAGAGTGTGCATGCCTAATTCTAACTCTCTAACTTCTCTTTTGCCACCGATAACCCAAGGCATTCCATGACTCAGTAAGAATGACATGTGCGAGGGAAACTGCATCATCGCCACCTTTCTAAAACAGTCCAGTCTCTATACCCTCTGACTGAAGCTGCATAATATTTTGATCCGTAAAAAATAGAATGAAAGAATGTTGTTCATGAGCTTCAATGGGGTATCTCAAAAGTTTTACAAAATGAAGGAGAAGAGAGTCTCTCTGTCGTGCGTTATATATTAATTAAATGCGTTCATAGATGCATTTTCGAAAAAACATCTGAATTTAAAAACAAGGGTTAATCCGGAGATGCATATGGATAAATCCTAAAAGGCTAAAACACATACAAAGATATATATCTGAATTAAATTTTGACAAGGTGAGAGACGATCAACCATTTACGCTTATTTTGTGAAAAAATGGTgttttcggagatgcatctccaaaagCTAGAAACATTTCTGACTTTTAACCCAGGATTAGAGAAAACCTACATAGGTGAAAAAATAATTTCTCTAAATTAGTTTACTTTTAAAAATTAAAGTTTGAATCTAATATTTTATTTGCCAAAGACTCTTCTATTCATAAATTAACAGGAATTCTGGTTCTAAAACATTCTTAATTAGTAGATTCTTAGTAGATTCTCCAATGTGTCTGTGCCTGCGTAGGACTTGAAATTGTATTTTGAATTATGATTATTATTTAGTAGGATTTTAATTTCCATCAGATTTTAAATGTTGTCTTTCACTTGCAAATGTGGTTCAGAACTTGTGTTAATATAAACCAAATTGTGAATTGTGATTCAAATTTACACATGCTTAGGTAGCAGGttatatttttcaaaattttctgAAAGGCAAAACTATATTGTTCCATGTGCTACTATGTACTTGATTAGGT containing:
- the LOC127085699 gene encoding octanoyltransferase LIP2p, chloroplastic; amino-acid sequence: MILLGECCCFTLTKPRFLRPNADSVSNVHRRRRIKRVQCLRKCELIDFHQELIPYEVAWSLQKHIVKEKKSQIQNEGDCDDTLIVLQHPSVFTLGTASSDNNLNFDIKNPPFHVHRTERGGEVTYHGPGQLVMYPIINLRKHKMDLHWYLRKLEEVVIGVLSSTFSIHASRVEGLTGVWVGNEKVAAIGIRVDQWITYHGLALNVTTDLSPFKWIVPCGIRDRQVGSIKGLLREARSSCNDHGTSDLRGLDDNSLVDMIHKSLIEEFSKVFQLEYHNRTISVPMLCESEGKEVIYQRNSKLEFL